In a single window of the Subtercola sp. PAMC28395 genome:
- a CDS encoding ROK family transcriptional regulator has protein sequence MEDQRRTPGSQTSLREANRARIVDAIKKHGGLTQVELAGATGLSPATVSNIVKELSASGLLHTAPSTRSGRRAQHVTLAHSIGLFVGVHFSTRHMRIALADAAHTVVAEHHMPLAKDHRADNELDKTTLLLSDMLESVDASMQEVLGVGIAVPAPMDVETGTTARSGIMRGWDGVAVAEVMERRLKRPVFVDNAANLSALAEFRLGAARGKRNAVTLDIGDGIGAGLILNGAVFRGHNGTAGEFGHTTILENGPLCRCGNRGCLEAIAGGPAILESLRDDLGALKLNDIVVRAMAGEPLSMRAVSDAGRHIGVAAANLCNLLDPERIVVGGELARAGELLLGPLRHAVERSIIVGPELMPEIVQGQLGARAATLGAAVYAVDQVSILAEERSA, from the coding sequence GTGGAAGACCAACGGCGCACTCCGGGATCACAGACTTCACTTCGTGAAGCCAACCGGGCTCGAATCGTCGACGCCATCAAGAAGCACGGCGGCCTGACCCAAGTCGAACTCGCGGGTGCCACCGGGCTCTCGCCAGCCACGGTCTCGAACATCGTGAAGGAGCTCTCAGCCTCGGGTCTGCTGCACACGGCGCCGAGCACACGCAGCGGCCGCAGAGCCCAGCACGTGACCCTGGCGCACTCGATCGGCCTCTTCGTCGGCGTCCACTTCTCCACCAGGCATATGCGCATCGCGCTGGCCGACGCAGCTCACACGGTCGTCGCCGAACATCACATGCCTCTGGCAAAAGATCACCGGGCCGACAACGAACTCGACAAGACCACCCTTCTGCTTTCGGACATGCTCGAATCGGTCGACGCCTCGATGCAGGAGGTGCTGGGAGTAGGCATAGCGGTTCCTGCGCCGATGGATGTCGAGACGGGGACGACTGCGCGCAGCGGAATCATGCGCGGGTGGGACGGCGTCGCCGTGGCCGAAGTGATGGAGCGCCGGCTGAAGAGGCCAGTGTTCGTCGACAACGCCGCGAACCTGAGCGCCCTGGCCGAATTCCGCCTCGGTGCTGCCCGGGGAAAGCGGAATGCGGTCACGCTCGACATCGGTGACGGTATCGGGGCTGGCCTGATTCTCAACGGTGCAGTCTTCCGAGGGCACAACGGCACGGCAGGCGAGTTCGGCCACACCACGATTCTCGAGAACGGACCCCTGTGCCGCTGCGGAAACCGGGGCTGCCTCGAAGCCATCGCCGGTGGCCCGGCGATTCTCGAGAGCCTGAGGGATGATCTGGGTGCCCTGAAGCTCAACGACATCGTCGTTCGCGCGATGGCTGGCGAACCCCTGTCGATGCGGGCCGTCTCAGACGCCGGCCGGCACATCGGCGTCGCCGCGGCGAATCTCTGCAACCTCCTCGACCCCGAACGCATCGTCGTCGGGGGCGAACTGGCCCGTGCTGGCGAGCTCCTCCTCGGGCCGCTCCGCCACGCCGTCGAGCGCTCGATCATCGTCGGCCCCGAGCTGATGCCCGAAATCGTCCAAGGCCAGCTGGGAGCGCGTGCGGCGACGCTGGGAGCTGCTGTGTATGCGGTCGACCAGGTGTCGATCCTTGCCGAAGAAAGAAGTGCTTAA
- a CDS encoding triacylglycerol lipase: protein MRRAAKAGFWMLDYAYDVCDEFRGLFRSPTTFETVADVKASESLNQPEGPNQLAVPNPSEGIRPIVLVPGVFEKWHALYGVALGLKSAGHPVYFVPQLGRNTDPIAETASRVAQLLDEKNLRDVVIVAHSKGGLIGKYLMMRCDPQHRVAGLVAINTPFSGSVWGRLVRIPSIREFDPADLTVTFLAGEADVNSRIVSIFGSFDQNVPEGSELAGAKNIQLPVAGHSRILSTAILRRTVVDEVTSLPSQDVPQPRG, encoded by the coding sequence GTGAGACGTGCGGCGAAGGCGGGCTTCTGGATGCTCGACTACGCCTACGACGTCTGTGACGAGTTTCGCGGCCTGTTCCGCAGCCCGACCACCTTCGAAACCGTTGCAGACGTCAAAGCCTCCGAGTCTCTGAATCAACCGGAGGGGCCGAATCAATTGGCGGTGCCGAATCCATCGGAGGGGATCAGGCCGATCGTCCTGGTCCCTGGTGTGTTCGAGAAGTGGCATGCGCTGTACGGTGTCGCTCTCGGCCTGAAGAGCGCCGGGCATCCGGTGTATTTCGTGCCGCAACTCGGGCGGAACACCGATCCGATTGCCGAAACTGCGAGCAGGGTCGCGCAACTCCTCGACGAGAAGAACCTGCGCGACGTGGTGATTGTCGCCCACAGCAAAGGCGGTCTGATCGGCAAATACCTGATGATGAGGTGTGACCCGCAGCACCGCGTAGCTGGCCTGGTCGCCATCAACACGCCGTTCTCCGGCTCGGTGTGGGGCAGGCTCGTGAGAATCCCGAGCATCAGGGAGTTCGACCCGGCCGACCTGACCGTCACATTTCTGGCGGGTGAGGCCGACGTCAATTCCCGCATCGTGTCGATCTTCGGCAGCTTCGACCAGAACGTGCCGGAAGGCAGCGAGTTGGCAGGTGCGAAGAACATCCAGCTGCCCGTCGCCGGTCACTCCCGGATTCTCTCCACAGCGATCCTCAGGCGAACGGTGGTCGACGAGGTCACCAGCCTTCCCTCTCAAGACGTGCCGCAGCCTCGAGGGTGA
- a CDS encoding pilus assembly protein CpaE codes for MISPQLARALRVAGLRWQPTAGDRFVIERPGFEGDVFTVSDMTIEAQEFSTGTVLGFNGTTEWALDSVALDDALWLPAEHQLRALLGSSFRCLRRVDSSSADAPADDGAHPFVPDSYVVETLVNGQLAAFTAADPADAYAGALLTIGEVPGLEVTG; via the coding sequence ATGATCTCCCCACAGCTTGCCCGCGCACTGCGGGTCGCCGGCCTCCGCTGGCAACCGACTGCGGGAGACCGGTTCGTCATCGAGCGCCCGGGTTTCGAAGGCGATGTCTTCACCGTGAGCGACATGACGATCGAGGCCCAGGAATTCTCGACCGGCACCGTTCTGGGTTTCAACGGCACCACGGAGTGGGCCCTCGACTCGGTAGCTCTCGACGACGCACTCTGGTTACCGGCAGAGCACCAGCTCCGCGCGTTGCTCGGCTCATCATTCCGGTGCCTCCGCCGGGTCGACAGCTCATCGGCTGATGCCCCGGCCGATGACGGCGCCCACCCCTTTGTGCCCGATTCGTATGTCGTCGAGACCCTTGTCAATGGCCAGCTCGCCGCCTTCACCGCAGCCGATCCCGCCGACGCCTACGCTGGTGCGCTGCTGACGATCGGCGAGGTTCCTGGGCTGGAAGTCACAGGGTGA